The following are from one region of the Osmerus mordax isolate fOsmMor3 chromosome 1, fOsmMor3.pri, whole genome shotgun sequence genome:
- the eif4enif1 gene encoding eukaryotic translation initiation factor 4E transporter isoform X3: MEKDACVEEKDNGEAVMELVNEPVRDPVKDPNASSAYRYSKEELLEIKEYPFSNERPECLSEKYDSDGVWDPEKWHASLYPTSECSSPVEGYKKEYVEDRVPLKRRIADPRERLKEDDLDVVLSPQRRSFGGGCQGIAAPAPLTRRPVSPLENKENETLRLGGARRIGSGRIMAARGFEREGRVEKERERERDFKDKRFRQRDFGDKRVFSERRRNDSYAEEEPEWFSGGPTSQSETIELIGFDDKILEEDKRRPKRSRKRTDSVREAVECNGGLAEEPDVVRDSTADQEVPHPEVLPEQTSGDFDFNEFFNLEKTMPGLASLQQSSDPTLMPLPEAQVPAPQPKNIFQELLGAQCPPHSGSPILLSSLLPSPDALPASTHGLLQHRGPSPPLFPQRAPSPDYFSGRMQPAAGFPVGPPPMLADQFPGMHRSLSPGPTPQQQMRVLSMGIDQADLEALVFQQDLALHAHHSFQAGYNKQLQDKAYRNRQPQMNRSPVPGPHPAGRNSPCNAVTVLSASFTPTSVIRKMYETKEKSRDEPGSRPEGKEDAGNFQEDGSSPNSFLEGMDGNGPQTGGVKACSTPLSSQTRPSKEQERPKPGSAGHHTPTLVSPGPSFPRPIYPVPLLSHVPIVRPPPPQLHPSVVQRMLAQGIQPQQLGPALLQAGIFPQHVDLAQLQSLPPALLGQPLYPLGATGHPLLPPRANTHMQLAVMQQQLQQQQRPALHHPTVHGPQSQNHGPHRTNHSQRREGSPPLGLAKWFGSDVLEQPLPSMPAKVISVDELEFRP, translated from the exons ATGGAGAAGGATGCGTGTGTTGAAGAAAAGGATAATGGTGAAGCCGTCATGGAGCTTGTAAATGAGCCAGTGAGAGACCCAGTGAAAGACCCAAATGCATCATCAGCTTACAGATACTCAAAG GAGGAGCTTTTGGAAATAAAGGAATACCCATTCTCTAATGAAAGGCCTGAGTGTCTTTCAGAAAAATATGACAG TGATGGTGTGTGGGACCCAGAGAAATGGCATGCCTCACTCTACCCAACATCAGAGTGTAGCTCCCCAGTAGAAGGTTATAAAAAGGAATATGTGGAAGATCGAGTCCCTTTGAAACGTAGAATTGCAG ATCCCCGTGAGCGACTAAAGGAGGATGACCTAGATGTTGTGCTGAGTCCCCAACGCCGCAGCTTTGGAGGGGGCTGTCAGGGCATTGCTGCTCCTGCACCTCTTACCCGCCGCCCTGTCAGCCCATTGGAGAACAAGGAGAACGAGACTCTCAGACTAGGAGGGGCTCGCCGCATCGGCAGTGGTCGCATCATGGCAGCACGAGGCTTTGAGAGGGAAGGTCgtgtagagaaagaaagagaacgagagagggactTTAAGGATAAGAGGTTCCGG CAGCGAGACTTTGGTGACAAGCGCGTTTTCAGTGAAAGAAGAAGGAATGACTCCTATGCAGAAGAGGAACCTGAATGGTTCTCAGGaggtcctaccagccaatcagagaccatTGAGCTCATTGGATTTGATGACAAGATTCTGGAGGAAGATAAACGTAGACCCAAGCGTTCAAGGAAGCGAACGGACTCTGTGAGAGAAG CAGTGGAATGTAATGGTGGTTTAGCAGAAGAGCCAGATGTGGTCCGAGATTCCACTGCAGATCAGGAGGTCCCACACCCGGAGGTCCTCCCAGAGCAAACATCTGGAGACTTTGACTTCAATGAGTTCTTCAACCTGGAGAAGACCATGCCAGGGTTGGCTTCG CTTCAGCAATcctcagaccctaccctgatgCCACTGCCTGAAGCCCAGGTGCCTGCTCCACAGCCGAAGAACATATTCCAG GAGCTCCTGGGTGCTCAGTGTCCTCCACACAGTGGCTCCCCCATACTCCTCAGCAGCCTGCTGCCCAGCCCTGATGCCCTGCCAGCCTCTACCCATGGCCTGTTGCAGCACAGgggcccctcacccccactctTCCCACAGAGGGCACCATCACCAGACTACTTTAGTGGACGCATGCAGCCTGCAGCAG GGTTTCCTGTTGGTCCACCACCTATGTTGGCAGATCAGTTCCCAGGCATGCATCGATCATTGAGCCCTGGACCTACTCCACAGCAGCAG ATGAGGGTGCTCTCTATGGGGATAGATCAGGCTGACCTGGAGGCCCTGGTGTTTCAGCAGGACTTGGCTCTGCATGCGCATCACTCTTTCCAGGCAGGCTACAACAAGCAGCTACAGGACAAGGCCTATCGCAACAG ACAACCACAAATGAATCGGTCCCCAGTCCCAGGCCCTCATCCTGCTGGCAGAAACTCTCCTTGCAATGCAgtcactgtg CTGTCTGCGTCCTTTACTCCCACATCTGTGATCCGAAAAATGTACGAGACAAAAGAGAAAAGTAGAGATGAGCCAGGTAGTCGTCCTGAGGGCAAGGAGGACGCTGGCAACTTTCAAGAAG ACGGCAGCTCCCCTAATTCTTTCCTGGAAGGAATGGATGGGAATGGTCCTCAGACTGGTGGGGTAAAAGCCTGCTCCACCCCACTCTCCTCCCAAACTCGGCCCTCCAAGGAACAAGAGCGTCCAAAGCCCGGCTCTGCTGGACACCATACTCCCACATTGGTGTCCCCTGGGCCATCCTTTCCCAGACCTATCTATCCAGTACCACTGCTATCCCATGTTCCAATCGTacgtccccctccaccccagcttCACCCCAGCGTGGTGCAAAGGATGTTGGCCCAGGGAATCCAGCCCCAACAGCTTGGCCCGGCTTTGCTACAAGCAG GTATATTTCCACAACATGTAGACCTTGCACAGCTTCAGAGCTTACCCCCTGCCTTGCTTGGACAACCCCTCTACCCACTTGGTGCAACAGGGCACCCTCTCTTACCTCCCAGAGCCAACACCCACATGCAGCTAGCAGTTATGCAGCAGCAACTCCAACAGCAACAAAGACCAG CACTGCATCATCCAACAGTCCACGGCCCTCAGTCTCAAAACCATGGCCCCCATCGGACGAACCACTCCCAGCGGCGCGAGGGCAGCCCCCCTCTCGGCCTGGCCAAGTGGTTTGGCTCGGATGTACTGGAGCAGCCCCTTCCCTCCATGCCTGCTAAAGTTATAAGCGTTGACGAACTGGAGTTCCGGCCGTGA
- the eif4enif1 gene encoding eukaryotic translation initiation factor 4E transporter isoform X2, giving the protein MEKDACVEEKDNGEAVMELVNEPVRDPVKDPNASSAYRYSKEELLEIKEYPFSNERPECLSEKYDSDGVWDPEKWHASLYPTSECSSPVEGYKKEYVEDRVPLKRRIADPRERLKEDDLDVVLSPQRRSFGGGCQGIAAPAPLTRRPVSPLENKENETLRLGGARRIGSGRIMAARGFEREGRVEKERERERDFKDKRFRRDFGDKRVFSERRRNDSYAEEEPEWFSGGPTSQSETIELIGFDDKILEEDKRRPKRSRKRTDSVREAVECNGGLAEEPDVVRDSTADQEVPHPEVLPEQTSGDFDFNEFFNLEKTMPGLASMIEDVLGEGPVSASRFSRWFSSNLSPSGSRSSSLRSTPHEELERLAGFDPRCTSPSQGPAPYFTPIQSERKEKVDILELLHKAKIDLKPLLSSLSVNKARLRESTHSGVVLSLEEVEGGLKGLKVSSEPQARKAPHQQRGDGTPFMAEHLEEALTGSSVGPRGRPRDPDMSAFNKLVSSMKASGTLPTHPKVNTNNLQQSSDPTLMPLPEAQVPAPQPKNIFQELLGAQCPPHSGSPILLSSLLPSPDALPASTHGLLQHRGPSPPLFPQRAPSPDYFSGRMQPAAGFPVGPPPMLADQFPGMHRSLSPGPTPQQQMRVLSMGIDQADLEALVFQQDLALHAHHSFQAGYNKQLQDKAYRNRQPQMNRSPVPGPHPAGRNSPCNAVTVLSASFTPTSVIRKMYETKEKSRDEPGSRPEGKEDAGNFQEDGSSPNSFLEGMDGNGPQTGGVKACSTPLSSQTRPSKEQERPKPGSAGHHTPTLVSPGPSFPRPIYPVPLLSHVPIVRPPPPQLHPSVVQRMLAQGIQPQQLGPALLQAGIFPQHVDLAQLQSLPPALLGQPLYPLGATGHPLLPPRANTHMQLAVMQQQLQQQQRPALHHPTVHGPQSQNHGPHRTNHSQRREGSPPLGLAKWFGSDVLEQPLPSMPAKVISVDELEFRP; this is encoded by the exons ATGGAGAAGGATGCGTGTGTTGAAGAAAAGGATAATGGTGAAGCCGTCATGGAGCTTGTAAATGAGCCAGTGAGAGACCCAGTGAAAGACCCAAATGCATCATCAGCTTACAGATACTCAAAG GAGGAGCTTTTGGAAATAAAGGAATACCCATTCTCTAATGAAAGGCCTGAGTGTCTTTCAGAAAAATATGACAG TGATGGTGTGTGGGACCCAGAGAAATGGCATGCCTCACTCTACCCAACATCAGAGTGTAGCTCCCCAGTAGAAGGTTATAAAAAGGAATATGTGGAAGATCGAGTCCCTTTGAAACGTAGAATTGCAG ATCCCCGTGAGCGACTAAAGGAGGATGACCTAGATGTTGTGCTGAGTCCCCAACGCCGCAGCTTTGGAGGGGGCTGTCAGGGCATTGCTGCTCCTGCACCTCTTACCCGCCGCCCTGTCAGCCCATTGGAGAACAAGGAGAACGAGACTCTCAGACTAGGAGGGGCTCGCCGCATCGGCAGTGGTCGCATCATGGCAGCACGAGGCTTTGAGAGGGAAGGTCgtgtagagaaagaaagagaacgagagagggactTTAAGGATAAGAGGTTCCGG CGAGACTTTGGTGACAAGCGCGTTTTCAGTGAAAGAAGAAGGAATGACTCCTATGCAGAAGAGGAACCTGAATGGTTCTCAGGaggtcctaccagccaatcagagaccatTGAGCTCATTGGATTTGATGACAAGATTCTGGAGGAAGATAAACGTAGACCCAAGCGTTCAAGGAAGCGAACGGACTCTGTGAGAGAAG CAGTGGAATGTAATGGTGGTTTAGCAGAAGAGCCAGATGTGGTCCGAGATTCCACTGCAGATCAGGAGGTCCCACACCCGGAGGTCCTCCCAGAGCAAACATCTGGAGACTTTGACTTCAATGAGTTCTTCAACCTGGAGAAGACCATGCCAGGGTTGGCTTCG ATGATAGAAGATGTTCTGGGGGAGGGCCCTGTATCAGCCAGCCGCTTCAGCCGATGGTTCTCTAGTAACCTGAGCCCCTCTGGTAGCCGCTCCAGCAGTCTACGCTCCACCCCACACGAAGAGCTGGAAAGACTGGCAG GCTTCGACCCCCGATGTACCTCCCCCAGCCAGGGACCGGCACCGTACTTCACGCCCATCCAGTCAGAGCGCAAGGAGAAGGTCGATATCCTGGAGCTGCTTCACAAGGCCAAGATAGACCTGAAGCCTCTCCTCTCAAGCCTTTCTGTCAACAAGGCGCGACTACGAGAGAGTA CTCACTCAGGTGTGGTGCTCtctctggaggaggtggagggagggctaAAGGGGCTGAAAGTGAGTTCTGAGCCACAGGCTCGCAAGGCTCCCCATCAGCAGCGGGGGGATGGCACACCCTTCATGGCTGAGCATCTGGAAGAAGCTTTAACAGGCAGCTCTGTGGGGCCCCGCGGCCGTCCACGGGACCCTGACATGTCAGCCTTCAACAAGCTGGTCAGCAGCATGAAGGCAAGTGGAACTTTGCCTACCCACCCCAAAGTCAACACCAACAAC CTTCAGCAATcctcagaccctaccctgatgCCACTGCCTGAAGCCCAGGTGCCTGCTCCACAGCCGAAGAACATATTCCAG GAGCTCCTGGGTGCTCAGTGTCCTCCACACAGTGGCTCCCCCATACTCCTCAGCAGCCTGCTGCCCAGCCCTGATGCCCTGCCAGCCTCTACCCATGGCCTGTTGCAGCACAGgggcccctcacccccactctTCCCACAGAGGGCACCATCACCAGACTACTTTAGTGGACGCATGCAGCCTGCAGCAG GGTTTCCTGTTGGTCCACCACCTATGTTGGCAGATCAGTTCCCAGGCATGCATCGATCATTGAGCCCTGGACCTACTCCACAGCAGCAG ATGAGGGTGCTCTCTATGGGGATAGATCAGGCTGACCTGGAGGCCCTGGTGTTTCAGCAGGACTTGGCTCTGCATGCGCATCACTCTTTCCAGGCAGGCTACAACAAGCAGCTACAGGACAAGGCCTATCGCAACAG ACAACCACAAATGAATCGGTCCCCAGTCCCAGGCCCTCATCCTGCTGGCAGAAACTCTCCTTGCAATGCAgtcactgtg CTGTCTGCGTCCTTTACTCCCACATCTGTGATCCGAAAAATGTACGAGACAAAAGAGAAAAGTAGAGATGAGCCAGGTAGTCGTCCTGAGGGCAAGGAGGACGCTGGCAACTTTCAAGAAG ACGGCAGCTCCCCTAATTCTTTCCTGGAAGGAATGGATGGGAATGGTCCTCAGACTGGTGGGGTAAAAGCCTGCTCCACCCCACTCTCCTCCCAAACTCGGCCCTCCAAGGAACAAGAGCGTCCAAAGCCCGGCTCTGCTGGACACCATACTCCCACATTGGTGTCCCCTGGGCCATCCTTTCCCAGACCTATCTATCCAGTACCACTGCTATCCCATGTTCCAATCGTacgtccccctccaccccagcttCACCCCAGCGTGGTGCAAAGGATGTTGGCCCAGGGAATCCAGCCCCAACAGCTTGGCCCGGCTTTGCTACAAGCAG GTATATTTCCACAACATGTAGACCTTGCACAGCTTCAGAGCTTACCCCCTGCCTTGCTTGGACAACCCCTCTACCCACTTGGTGCAACAGGGCACCCTCTCTTACCTCCCAGAGCCAACACCCACATGCAGCTAGCAGTTATGCAGCAGCAACTCCAACAGCAACAAAGACCAG CACTGCATCATCCAACAGTCCACGGCCCTCAGTCTCAAAACCATGGCCCCCATCGGACGAACCACTCCCAGCGGCGCGAGGGCAGCCCCCCTCTCGGCCTGGCCAAGTGGTTTGGCTCGGATGTACTGGAGCAGCCCCTTCCCTCCATGCCTGCTAAAGTTATAAGCGTTGACGAACTGGAGTTCCGGCCGTGA
- the eif4enif1 gene encoding eukaryotic translation initiation factor 4E transporter isoform X1, with the protein MEKDACVEEKDNGEAVMELVNEPVRDPVKDPNASSAYRYSKEELLEIKEYPFSNERPECLSEKYDSDGVWDPEKWHASLYPTSECSSPVEGYKKEYVEDRVPLKRRIADPRERLKEDDLDVVLSPQRRSFGGGCQGIAAPAPLTRRPVSPLENKENETLRLGGARRIGSGRIMAARGFEREGRVEKERERERDFKDKRFRQRDFGDKRVFSERRRNDSYAEEEPEWFSGGPTSQSETIELIGFDDKILEEDKRRPKRSRKRTDSVREAVECNGGLAEEPDVVRDSTADQEVPHPEVLPEQTSGDFDFNEFFNLEKTMPGLASMIEDVLGEGPVSASRFSRWFSSNLSPSGSRSSSLRSTPHEELERLAGFDPRCTSPSQGPAPYFTPIQSERKEKVDILELLHKAKIDLKPLLSSLSVNKARLRESTHSGVVLSLEEVEGGLKGLKVSSEPQARKAPHQQRGDGTPFMAEHLEEALTGSSVGPRGRPRDPDMSAFNKLVSSMKASGTLPTHPKVNTNNLQQSSDPTLMPLPEAQVPAPQPKNIFQELLGAQCPPHSGSPILLSSLLPSPDALPASTHGLLQHRGPSPPLFPQRAPSPDYFSGRMQPAAGFPVGPPPMLADQFPGMHRSLSPGPTPQQQMRVLSMGIDQADLEALVFQQDLALHAHHSFQAGYNKQLQDKAYRNRQPQMNRSPVPGPHPAGRNSPCNAVTVLSASFTPTSVIRKMYETKEKSRDEPGSRPEGKEDAGNFQEDGSSPNSFLEGMDGNGPQTGGVKACSTPLSSQTRPSKEQERPKPGSAGHHTPTLVSPGPSFPRPIYPVPLLSHVPIVRPPPPQLHPSVVQRMLAQGIQPQQLGPALLQAGIFPQHVDLAQLQSLPPALLGQPLYPLGATGHPLLPPRANTHMQLAVMQQQLQQQQRPALHHPTVHGPQSQNHGPHRTNHSQRREGSPPLGLAKWFGSDVLEQPLPSMPAKVISVDELEFRP; encoded by the exons ATGGAGAAGGATGCGTGTGTTGAAGAAAAGGATAATGGTGAAGCCGTCATGGAGCTTGTAAATGAGCCAGTGAGAGACCCAGTGAAAGACCCAAATGCATCATCAGCTTACAGATACTCAAAG GAGGAGCTTTTGGAAATAAAGGAATACCCATTCTCTAATGAAAGGCCTGAGTGTCTTTCAGAAAAATATGACAG TGATGGTGTGTGGGACCCAGAGAAATGGCATGCCTCACTCTACCCAACATCAGAGTGTAGCTCCCCAGTAGAAGGTTATAAAAAGGAATATGTGGAAGATCGAGTCCCTTTGAAACGTAGAATTGCAG ATCCCCGTGAGCGACTAAAGGAGGATGACCTAGATGTTGTGCTGAGTCCCCAACGCCGCAGCTTTGGAGGGGGCTGTCAGGGCATTGCTGCTCCTGCACCTCTTACCCGCCGCCCTGTCAGCCCATTGGAGAACAAGGAGAACGAGACTCTCAGACTAGGAGGGGCTCGCCGCATCGGCAGTGGTCGCATCATGGCAGCACGAGGCTTTGAGAGGGAAGGTCgtgtagagaaagaaagagaacgagagagggactTTAAGGATAAGAGGTTCCGG CAGCGAGACTTTGGTGACAAGCGCGTTTTCAGTGAAAGAAGAAGGAATGACTCCTATGCAGAAGAGGAACCTGAATGGTTCTCAGGaggtcctaccagccaatcagagaccatTGAGCTCATTGGATTTGATGACAAGATTCTGGAGGAAGATAAACGTAGACCCAAGCGTTCAAGGAAGCGAACGGACTCTGTGAGAGAAG CAGTGGAATGTAATGGTGGTTTAGCAGAAGAGCCAGATGTGGTCCGAGATTCCACTGCAGATCAGGAGGTCCCACACCCGGAGGTCCTCCCAGAGCAAACATCTGGAGACTTTGACTTCAATGAGTTCTTCAACCTGGAGAAGACCATGCCAGGGTTGGCTTCG ATGATAGAAGATGTTCTGGGGGAGGGCCCTGTATCAGCCAGCCGCTTCAGCCGATGGTTCTCTAGTAACCTGAGCCCCTCTGGTAGCCGCTCCAGCAGTCTACGCTCCACCCCACACGAAGAGCTGGAAAGACTGGCAG GCTTCGACCCCCGATGTACCTCCCCCAGCCAGGGACCGGCACCGTACTTCACGCCCATCCAGTCAGAGCGCAAGGAGAAGGTCGATATCCTGGAGCTGCTTCACAAGGCCAAGATAGACCTGAAGCCTCTCCTCTCAAGCCTTTCTGTCAACAAGGCGCGACTACGAGAGAGTA CTCACTCAGGTGTGGTGCTCtctctggaggaggtggagggagggctaAAGGGGCTGAAAGTGAGTTCTGAGCCACAGGCTCGCAAGGCTCCCCATCAGCAGCGGGGGGATGGCACACCCTTCATGGCTGAGCATCTGGAAGAAGCTTTAACAGGCAGCTCTGTGGGGCCCCGCGGCCGTCCACGGGACCCTGACATGTCAGCCTTCAACAAGCTGGTCAGCAGCATGAAGGCAAGTGGAACTTTGCCTACCCACCCCAAAGTCAACACCAACAAC CTTCAGCAATcctcagaccctaccctgatgCCACTGCCTGAAGCCCAGGTGCCTGCTCCACAGCCGAAGAACATATTCCAG GAGCTCCTGGGTGCTCAGTGTCCTCCACACAGTGGCTCCCCCATACTCCTCAGCAGCCTGCTGCCCAGCCCTGATGCCCTGCCAGCCTCTACCCATGGCCTGTTGCAGCACAGgggcccctcacccccactctTCCCACAGAGGGCACCATCACCAGACTACTTTAGTGGACGCATGCAGCCTGCAGCAG GGTTTCCTGTTGGTCCACCACCTATGTTGGCAGATCAGTTCCCAGGCATGCATCGATCATTGAGCCCTGGACCTACTCCACAGCAGCAG ATGAGGGTGCTCTCTATGGGGATAGATCAGGCTGACCTGGAGGCCCTGGTGTTTCAGCAGGACTTGGCTCTGCATGCGCATCACTCTTTCCAGGCAGGCTACAACAAGCAGCTACAGGACAAGGCCTATCGCAACAG ACAACCACAAATGAATCGGTCCCCAGTCCCAGGCCCTCATCCTGCTGGCAGAAACTCTCCTTGCAATGCAgtcactgtg CTGTCTGCGTCCTTTACTCCCACATCTGTGATCCGAAAAATGTACGAGACAAAAGAGAAAAGTAGAGATGAGCCAGGTAGTCGTCCTGAGGGCAAGGAGGACGCTGGCAACTTTCAAGAAG ACGGCAGCTCCCCTAATTCTTTCCTGGAAGGAATGGATGGGAATGGTCCTCAGACTGGTGGGGTAAAAGCCTGCTCCACCCCACTCTCCTCCCAAACTCGGCCCTCCAAGGAACAAGAGCGTCCAAAGCCCGGCTCTGCTGGACACCATACTCCCACATTGGTGTCCCCTGGGCCATCCTTTCCCAGACCTATCTATCCAGTACCACTGCTATCCCATGTTCCAATCGTacgtccccctccaccccagcttCACCCCAGCGTGGTGCAAAGGATGTTGGCCCAGGGAATCCAGCCCCAACAGCTTGGCCCGGCTTTGCTACAAGCAG GTATATTTCCACAACATGTAGACCTTGCACAGCTTCAGAGCTTACCCCCTGCCTTGCTTGGACAACCCCTCTACCCACTTGGTGCAACAGGGCACCCTCTCTTACCTCCCAGAGCCAACACCCACATGCAGCTAGCAGTTATGCAGCAGCAACTCCAACAGCAACAAAGACCAG CACTGCATCATCCAACAGTCCACGGCCCTCAGTCTCAAAACCATGGCCCCCATCGGACGAACCACTCCCAGCGGCGCGAGGGCAGCCCCCCTCTCGGCCTGGCCAAGTGGTTTGGCTCGGATGTACTGGAGCAGCCCCTTCCCTCCATGCCTGCTAAAGTTATAAGCGTTGACGAACTGGAGTTCCGGCCGTGA